The DNA region TATCTTTACTCTTTGAACCAAAAGAAATTTTTTCTGGAACATTGCAATAATAGATTATATAATTCATTAATTCTGATACGCTAATTAAATAATCAATATCATCAGAGCTTTCATAATCATTGTTTTTATTAATTGCATCTTTTAAAAAATTGTATTTTTCTTTTTCATCTTTTATATATTTTGATTGTACTAAGAAATATAAGTTTTGATATGTTTGAGATGAATTAGCTTCTATATTTTTTATATCATAATAAGATGAATAATAATCATTATAAAAATCATTAATTTCTTTAGAATTATATGAATATAGAGAAGTGTAAAATATTGTCAACAGCAAAATTATATATTTCATAGATTATACTCCTAAATTAAGTGCTTTAACTGAACATTGTTCATTTTATATAAAAATATATTTTTGTCAATTAAAAATCAATTATTTTATAGACTAAATATGATTATTAATTTATAATATAAGAAAAAAAATAAAGGTTTTGTATAATGAAAATACTAATCATAGGCTCTGGCGGAAGAGAACATGCTATAGCTTTTAGCTTATCAAAGAATGAAAGAGTAGAGAAGATATACTGTTCTGAGGGTAATGCTGGAACTTTTTATGAAAATAAATGTGAGAATGTGAAATTAAACGGAATTGATGAGTTTGTTAATTTTGCAAAAGAGAAGAGTATTGATTTAACTATAGTAGGAAGTGAGGAGCTTCTTGTTGCCGGCATAGTAGATATATTTGAAAAGAACAATTTAAAAATCTTTGGACCTGATAAAAAAGGTGCTATGCTTGAGGGCTCTAAGGCTTATGCTAAAGAGTTTATGAAAAAATACGGAATTAAAACAGCTGAGTACAAAACATTTAATGACTATAATAATGCAAAAGAATATTTAAAAAGTATAAATTATCCTATTGTTATAAAGGCTAGCGGACTTGCTTTAGGTAAGGGTGTAATTATATGTAAAGATATAAAAGAAGCCAATAATGCATTAGAAGATATGATGATAAAAAAAGTATTTGGTGATGCTTGTAATGAGATTGTAATAGAAGAGTTTTTGGAAGGTTATGAGGCTTCTATTTTATCTATAACAGATGGTAACACTATAATACCTTTTATATCTGCAAAAGACCATAAAAAAGCGTTGGATAATGATGGCGGATTAAACACTGGAGGAATGGGTGTAATATCACCAAACCCTTATTATACAAAAGAGGCAGAAAGTTTATTTATAAAAGATATTTTAAATCCTACTCTCGAAGGAATGAAGAGAGAAAATATAAGTTTTGCTGGTATAATATTTTTTGGGCTTATGATTACAAAAAATGGAGTGTATTTGCTTGAGTATAATGTGAGAATGGGAGACCCAGAGACACAGGCTGTGCTTATGCTCATGGAGAGTGATTATTTATCTTTAATAGAAAGTGCTATGGATAAGAAATTAAAAGACATAGATATAAAATGGAAAGATAAACATGCTTGCTGTGTGGTTATGGCTTCTGGCGGATATCCTTCTAGTTATAACAAGGGATATAAAATTACTGGCATAAACAATATAAACGGCAAATGTTTTATAGCTGGTGCTAAACTCGATGAAAATAAAAATATTATTACAAGCGGCGGAAGGGTTT from Brachyspira pilosicoli P43/6/78 includes:
- the purD gene encoding phosphoribosylamine--glycine ligase, which translates into the protein MKILIIGSGGREHAIAFSLSKNERVEKIYCSEGNAGTFYENKCENVKLNGIDEFVNFAKEKSIDLTIVGSEELLVAGIVDIFEKNNLKIFGPDKKGAMLEGSKAYAKEFMKKYGIKTAEYKTFNDYNNAKEYLKSINYPIVIKASGLALGKGVIICKDIKEANNALEDMMIKKVFGDACNEIVIEEFLEGYEASILSITDGNTIIPFISAKDHKKALDNDGGLNTGGMGVISPNPYYTKEAESLFIKDILNPTLEGMKRENISFAGIIFFGLMITKNGVYLLEYNVRMGDPETQAVLMLMESDYLSLIESAMDKKLKDIDIKWKDKHACCVVMASGGYPSSYNKGYKITGINNINGKCFIAGAKLDENKNIITSGGRVLNVVNIADSLEEARKLTYNDIEKIDFKDKYFRKDIGLIKL